The proteins below come from a single Tachysurus fulvidraco isolate hzauxx_2018 chromosome 26, HZAU_PFXX_2.0, whole genome shotgun sequence genomic window:
- the LOC113634622 gene encoding uncharacterized protein LOC113634622, which produces MSDGKQITDFLRDRVGNLGVSSVVLVVLEKMMDNDFVCPCQPGFNEGICVCYAVVPFIICFLITLFFMDSKPEDKVMKGNSTCNKVLYSFLTSFIWLFLFFFDGNYMACACSHWDGEYTETGALKWCKPRGNETEVLGRLQETQRNVTKSQFAAFAVVLVISSVLVTSCCCRLHCCHVRCHGHCNSCFIPDCEHCRNGDQQTGDVSLTDQTNPARGGSAGEAR; this is translated from the exons ATGTCTGATGGGAAACAGATCACAGACTTTTTGAGGGACCGTGTTGGAAATCTGGGGGTCTCCAGTGTGGTTCTGGTTGTCTTGGAGAAAATGATGGACAACGATTTTGTTTGTCCTTGTCAGCCGGGCTTTAATGaagggatctgtgtgtgttatgccGTAGTGCCTTTCATCATCTGCTTTCTTATAACTCTATTTTTCATGGACTCAAAGCCAGAAGATAAAGTAATGAAAGGCAACTCAACATGTAATAAAGTTCTCTACTCTTTCCTCACATCCTTCATCTGgctgtttctcttcttttttgatGGTAATTACATGGCCTGTGCGTGTTCACACTGGGACGGTGAGTACACGGAGACTGGAGCTTTAAAGTGGTGCAAACCCAGAGGAAACGAGACGGAGGTGTTGGGACGTCTGCAGGAGACTCAGAGGAATGTCACCAAATCTCAG ttTGCAGCTTTTGCCGTAGTGTTGGTGATCAGCTCCGTTCTAGTGACATCATGCTGCTGCAGACTTCACTGCTGTCATGTGCGCTGTCATGGTCACTGTAATAGCTGCTTTATTCCTGACTGTGAACACTGTCGTAATGGTGATCAGCAGACTGGAGACGTGTCACTGACAGACCAGACCAACCCTGCGAGAGGAG GTTCAGCAGGAGAGGCTCGGTGA